In Hermetia illucens chromosome 1, iHerIll2.2.curated.20191125, whole genome shotgun sequence, one genomic interval encodes:
- the LOC119649159 gene encoding post-GPI attachment to proteins factor 2, whose protein sequence is MLPQYELLNDGQDRRHVFRIPFGKFAVCVVCLPLCSFLFCVAWSLLFFFRRSTATHCDVQNFLPSISAAIGNYQPQRIVWQLAICIHFIPRLIVAKMYLEYNNEIVRRSRRILVRIACVLNVVENFALLGLSLWTSVDEYEMHKFCFITFIVASELYMLLSYFLNANARKVTILTKTEERSIRNKRNLFLVNAICFAGAAFCFLRHNTYCEPGVYTVFALLEYIVVLTNMGFHMTAYWDLYDKSLTLDFSSACPKVF, encoded by the exons ATGCTGCCACAATATGAACTCCTAAATGATGGCCAGGATCGTCGTCATGTCTTCCGTATACCGTTCGGAAAATTCGCCGTCTGTGTCGTCTGTTTGCCTCTCTGCAGTTTCCTGTTCTGTGTTGCCTGGTCGCTGTTATTTTTCTTCCGGCGCTCAACTGCCACTCACTGCGATGTTCAGAACTTCCTTCCGTCCATATCGGCAGCAATTGGCAACTATCAGCCTCAAAGGATCGTCTGGCAGTTGGCCATTTGCATCCACTTCATTCCACGACTCATCGTGGCAAAAATGTACTTAGAATACAATAACGAAATCGTCAGACGTAGCAGACGCATTCTAGTTCGAATAGCATGCGTGCTAAACGTTGTGGAGAACTTTGCACTGCTGGGCCTGTCGCTCTGGACCTCAGTGGACGAGTATGAAATGCATAAATTCTGCTTTATAACGTTCATCGTCGCCAGCGAACTATACATGCTTTTGTCATATTTCCTAAACGCTAATGCAAGGAAAGTCACGATTTTGACTAAAACCgaagagagatccataagaaacaaaaggaaCTTGTTTCTGGTGAATGCAATTTGCTTTGCAGGCGCGGCATTCTGCTTTCTGCGCCACAACACGTATTGCGAACCCGGAG TTTACACCGTGTTCGCGTTATTGGAGTATATTGTGGTGCTGACAAACATGGGATTCCACATGACGGCATACTGGGACTTGTACGACAAGAGTTTGACCCTCGACTTCAGTTCAGCGTGTCCGAAAGTATTTTAA